Genomic DNA from Melioribacteraceae bacterium 4301-Me:
TAAGCTCCCACTCCAACTGACATTACCATATAACCAAGTTGACTGACAGTAGAATAAGCTAAAACTTTTTTAATATCATTTTGTGTGAGTGCTATAGTAGCAGAGATAAACGAAGTAAAAGCGCCGACTACTGCGATAGTTAGCATGGCATCGGCAGTTAGCATAACAAAAATTCTAACGAGCAGATAAACTCCAGCTGCAACCATTGTAGCCGCATGAATTAAAGCGCTGACGGGAGTAGGACCTTCCATTGCGTCGGGCAACCAAACGTGAAGAGGGAATTGAGCCGATTTTCCTACAGCTCCCATAAACACCAAAATACCTGCAGCTGTTAACCATGCTGTGCTATTAAATGGTAAATGACCTGAAGAAATTTGATTAAAAATTGTATCGAAAGTGAAAGTCTTGTAGTTGAAAAAAAGAATTAAAATGCCAATAAACATTCCTATATCACCAATTCGGTTGACAAGAAATGCTTTTTTAGCCGCATCCGAAGCTGATTTTTTTTCAAACCAAAAACCAATTAATAAGTATGAAGAAAGTCCAACTAATTCCCAAAAAATATACATCATCAAAAAATTATGGGTCAAAACAATGCCGAGCATTGAGAAGGTAAAAATTCCAAGGTAAGCGAAGTAACGATTGTATCTTTTATCGCCGTGCATGTATTCAACAGAAAATAAGTGAACAAGGAAGCTGATTATATAAACAACAAGCATCATTAATGCCGCAACATTATCTATTTTTATTCCAAGTTCTACAAAATAGCGAGTAGGTGAATTACTTGCTCCTATAGCAAACCATTGAAAAGCTGATATAATATTTTGGTCGTCGTAATAATTTAATTTAATGAAGCAGACAATAATAGAAATTAATAGTCCAATCCCAGTAATTGCGACTTCAAACCAATAGACTTTTGGAAATTTTTTGCCAGAAAAGAGAGTGATAGCAAATCCAGCAAGCGGAATAAAAAGTGAAATTACTGAAAGTAATATAATAGTATGTTCATTCATATTATTCTTTTAGGTTATCGATTTCATCAATATTTACATGAGTGAATGTTTTATATATGTTAAGAACAATAGCAAGAGCAATAGCAGCCTCGGCAGCAGCAAGTATAATTATAAACAATGCTATTATTTGTCCACCTAAACCAAAATTGCCGAACTTCGAGAAAGCGATAAAATTAATATTGGCCGAGTTTAGAATTAGTTCAACACCCATCAATACCATAATCGCATTTTTTCTTGTTACAATGGCATAAATGCCCATAGAAAATAGTATTGTGCTAACAATTAGAAAATGTGTTAATCCAACATGAAGGCTCATATAATTTCACTTTTATTTTTATTCTTGTTCTCTTCTTGCTATAGATGCAGCGCCAATTAAGACAATTAATAAGAGAATTCCAAGCAATTCAAAAATTAGTATATAGTCGTTTAATAGTAATTTCCCTAAGGCGGTTGTAGTTGTAACAGGTGTTTCAGAAGGTTGAGTTTTCCATTCAGTCCAAATCATAGCAGAGGATAAGAGTCCTAATATAATTCCAACTGCAATTGCACCTGGCAATACGTGGATTGAACCCGTTCTTATGTCAACATTTGTAATTTTATTTGTAAGCATAACGCCGAACAGAAGCAGGATTAAAATGCCGCCCACGTAAACAAGAATCTGAACAATTGCGATAAAATCTGCACCGAGCAGCACATAAATTCCAGCCACACCAAAGAAAGTGAACAACAAAGCAAAAGCAGAGTAGATAATATTTCTCGAGGAGACCACCACGAAACCGGAGCTTATTGTAATAGCTGCAAACAGATAAAAAATAATATCGTATAGACTCATTTATTATCACCTGTCTTTGGTTGTTCTGTCTTAGTTTTAGCTGCAGCAGTTTTTTGAGCTTCTTTTTCAGCCATATATTTTTCGTAATTTCTTTTCTTCTCTTCAGCTTCTTCTTCTGTTAGAGTAGCAAACTTATAAACAAGATTTTCTCTTTCATATTCGGAAAATTCATATACGTCTGTCATATAAATACATTCTGTTGGACAAGGGAATACGCACAATTGGCAATAACAGCACTTAGCGATATCAATATTAAATTTAGTTACCCACAAAGCTTTCTTTTTACCGTTAGAAGTTAAACCCAAATCTTCACCTGGTATTGATTTAACCGTTTCAATTTCAATACAATCTACTGGGCATGCACGTGCACATTGGTCGCAGCCGATACAGTCATCCATATTAACATACAATCTATTTCTTGCGCGTTCGGGTAAGTTAATTTTTACATCTGGATATTGGATAGTTACTGCCGGTACAAATAAATGCTTAAAGGTAACTTTCATTCCAACTAAGACTGTCCAGATTCCCTGCCATGTATCTTTAAGATATTGTTTCAATCCGCTCATGTTCTGCTCTAACGAAATAAAGTAATAAATCCAACAATAATTAAATTAACAAAAGAATAAGGTATTAAAAATTTCCAGCATAGGTGCATTAGTTGGTCTACACGGAGCCTTGGTAAAGTCCATCTTAGCCACATTTGAACGAAGACGAAAAAGATGCCTTTGCCTGTGAACCAGAAAACCTGCTCAATTGGTACAAGCCAGGGCAGCTTAAATGTATTTCCTAAATAGCCAAAAGGTGATTGATAGCCACCAAAAAATAGCAGGGTAATAATTGCTGAGACTGCGAACATATTTCCATATTCAGCAAGAAAGAACATTGCGAACTTCATTCCGCTGTATTCAGTGTGATAACCTGCTACCAGTTCTGATTCGGCTTCAGGAATGTCGAATGGCGTTCTGTTAACTTCTGCTAGTGTACTAATGTAAAGTATTGTAAATCCTACAATCATAAAAGGAATTAATAAGAATTTTGTAATTCCTGAGCCTGGACCTCCCAATATAAACCAGTTCCAAAAATAAGCTGTTTGCATTTGGCTGAATTTATCTAAGCTAAGAGTACCTGTAAGCATAACCATTGTTAGAATTACAATCGCGCTTGGAATTTCATAACTTACAATTTGAGCTGCAGACCGCATAGCACCAAGCAGAGCATATTTATTATTAGAAGCCCAACCGCCCATTAAAATACCAACTACAACAAAGCTTGATACAGCTATTACGTAGAAAATTCCCACTTCAGCATTGGAGCCTATATATTTGCTTGAGAATGGAATTGCTGCGAACGCAGCATAACTACCAGCAAAAACTAAAACTGGTGCAAGGTTAAAAAGCTTTTTGTCAGCTTCTGCGGGTATTATATCTTCCTTTTGGATAAGCTTTATAATATCAGCGATTGTTTGCAGTACTCCATGCCAGCCAACTCTCATTGGTCCAAGTCTATCCTGCATATGTGCAGAAACTTTTCTTTCGAGCCAAACTGCAAAGAGAGCAAAGGGTAGGATAAAGACAAACAAAGGCAGTGCAGCTGCTATAATCCATGCAACTACTTGATTTCCCAAGATGTTATATAAAATATCGTACATTTACCTGTCCACTTCTCCTAATACAATATCGATACTACCAAGAATTGCTACTACATCGGAGACTAAATGTCCTTTACATAGTTCACTTAATACAGAAAGGTTGACAAAAGAAGGGGCACGTACCTTTACTCTAAATGGATTTGTTGAGCCGTCGCTTATAATAAAATAACCAAGTTCACCACGTGGATTCTCAACTCTTCCATAAACCGTTCCTTTAGGGGGTTTTATTCTCTTAGGAATTGCAGCTTGTACGTCTCCCTCTGGGATTTGGTCGATAGCTTGTTCAATAATCCTTAAGCTTTGTTCCATTTCTTGAACTCGTACATAATAACGATCCCAGCAATCTCCAACAGTTCCCATTAATCCTTGTCCAACAGGAATATCAAAATCGAATCTGTCATAAATTGAATAAGGGTCATCTTTTCGCAAATCGAATTTTAAGCCGCTTCCTCTTAAGTTAGGTCCAGTTACTCCGTAGTTAATAGCAGTTTCTAAAGGCAAAACTCCGATGTTAGCAGTTCTTTCAATGAAAATTTTGTTATATGTTAGTAAGTCGTTAAGCTCCTTAATATTAGGTCGATAATAATTAACAAATTCTTTGGTCAATCTTATAAAATCCGGGTGTATATCGTGTGAAAGTCCGCCTACCCACATATAATTATAAAGTAAGCGAGCGCCACAAGTCATTTCAAAAAGACTTAATATTTTTTCGCGGTCACGGAATAAATAAAGGAAAGGAGTAAATGCACCGAGGTCTAAGCCGTAGGTTCCCAATGCCACCATG
This window encodes:
- the nuoK gene encoding NADH-quinone oxidoreductase subunit NuoK → MSLHVGLTHFLIVSTILFSMGIYAIVTRKNAIMVLMGVELILNSANINFIAFSKFGNFGLGGQIIALFIIILAAAEAAIALAIVLNIYKTFTHVNIDEIDNLKE
- a CDS encoding NADH-quinone oxidoreductase subunit J; its protein translation is MSLYDIIFYLFAAITISSGFVVVSSRNIIYSAFALLFTFFGVAGIYVLLGADFIAIVQILVYVGGILILLLFGVMLTNKITNVDIRTGSIHVLPGAIAVGIILGLLSSAMIWTEWKTQPSETPVTTTTALGKLLLNDYILIFELLGILLLIVLIGAASIARREQE
- a CDS encoding NADH-quinone oxidoreductase subunit I, translated to MSGLKQYLKDTWQGIWTVLVGMKVTFKHLFVPAVTIQYPDVKINLPERARNRLYVNMDDCIGCDQCARACPVDCIEIETVKSIPGEDLGLTSNGKKKALWVTKFNIDIAKCCYCQLCVFPCPTECIYMTDVYEFSEYERENLVYKFATLTEEEAEEKKRNYEKYMAEKEAQKTAAAKTKTEQPKTGDNK
- the nuoH gene encoding NADH-quinone oxidoreductase subunit NuoH, with the protein product MYDILYNILGNQVVAWIIAAALPLFVFILPFALFAVWLERKVSAHMQDRLGPMRVGWHGVLQTIADIIKLIQKEDIIPAEADKKLFNLAPVLVFAGSYAAFAAIPFSSKYIGSNAEVGIFYVIAVSSFVVVGILMGGWASNNKYALLGAMRSAAQIVSYEIPSAIVILTMVMLTGTLSLDKFSQMQTAYFWNWFILGGPGSGITKFLLIPFMIVGFTILYISTLAEVNRTPFDIPEAESELVAGYHTEYSGMKFAMFFLAEYGNMFAVSAIITLLFFGGYQSPFGYLGNTFKLPWLVPIEQVFWFTGKGIFFVFVQMWLRWTLPRLRVDQLMHLCWKFLIPYSFVNLIIVGFITLFR
- a CDS encoding NADH-quinone oxidoreductase subunit D yields the protein MALKTEHMILNMGPQHPSTHGVLRLELELEGELIKNVTPHIGYLHRCFEKHAEAMTYPQVIPYTDRMDYLASMYNNFGYVVTVEKLLGIEVPERVQYIRVIMGELQRIASHMVALGTYGLDLGAFTPFLYLFRDREKILSLFEMTCGARLLYNYMWVGGLSHDIHPDFIRLTKEFVNYYRPNIKELNDLLTYNKIFIERTANIGVLPLETAINYGVTGPNLRGSGLKFDLRKDDPYSIYDRFDFDIPVGQGLMGTVGDCWDRYYVRVQEMEQSLRIIEQAIDQIPEGDVQAAIPKRIKPPKGTVYGRVENPRGELGYFIISDGSTNPFRVKVRAPSFVNLSVLSELCKGHLVSDVVAILGSIDIVLGEVDR